A region of Ictidomys tridecemlineatus isolate mIctTri1 chromosome 4, mIctTri1.hap1, whole genome shotgun sequence DNA encodes the following proteins:
- the LOC101976151 gene encoding LOW QUALITY PROTEIN: interferon-induced very large GTPase 1-like (The sequence of the model RefSeq protein was modified relative to this genomic sequence to represent the inferred CDS: substituted 1 base at 1 genomic stop codon), with protein MDTTEKNPDEPLLRGKRRQDLQEMLKEVGLDVEYWLPKLQQDLGVTCAQALQSLKKEDLQKLKFHERYSWEKRALEKLLDLSYSHSLLELQESQVERMNRKQKQAEQLLQDLGNFLVEGKQRQEEEVRKKEAELRQAMEIPEEYWPVPEKPLKEVIEIMQRQLNAKEQILAHRQNLSDRDLVRWVSGGLALQGIYKTCHHKDLMQRREELLSVPKEFSLLGPQQGTRMETEEFTSSQAEVMFTQSMEKLGFNLTTSAKGKSWGFSLETDLNKSKYSESKETQQANSECSYFCSTKFIYVPMASCHFPVDQLQLSNAAFQELKCLEDLLDQITDPEESQLLRHWTEKFFHRFGSHANQGPLHLGGIYWWKVVSKGFQSDQLVDIKQQAIETLDIYIKGSYSGFGVNVASGVNESDSHLKADTENKTFQNPQTKFQLSVSKTGGPPEADDLDQWKAGLVASNQTWCVIDRGFQLVPIWDIILSSHRSDFKDPFKVANCLKDNYIALTGLTAEIQEGEELLCVRQEIRVFLDAVKSWEVSDPEEKLQKLINFMQTLRQKTKDDDLWINLCLTDRVLQTFLLNTINFLKMYFTYKIKFIKTQFCSLLYPHIYKVENFPQAHPIMQWLSQSESEQEQIKISQFSEFIKILKETQDKFLEVNFKSESPEIEEAQIKTTYDVSVALSSFLNHLQATEQPDVQLLLLSIAVGAGYQVEYNIFQNLLGHNELNFLLDKMQSAFKKYQHLKHISSYRAHAFLVLTGLRATAGLTVISSEVKTQRMKFMRKKMGQLFSKEVVHVLTKFGADHDWENLERDLSLLIDGDYQATISSVKMDEVKRELQSLLDEKKQPCEPETNINNTREVIKNGAFLDLLQRLGLEYYYPKRMGRPDFHLIYNSSVCNTQPKSEQELPFYFLQKLLMLDYGLRYQVFKGDGNIEHQVSPSASNQEKEAINPYEDFFEDDDNLTNTLTTESKPHIHPMDIQMAIFHCADDFARQYILTKLSICQFALPLLVPNPCTSQIEFSLWSLRQIRRSWQQAKKLPQGKKSFKNQQMCHISTPIVSFLRVGNGLSASKSQIMNCLLSEHKHDVFFHRHCRESSKNCLLMGGVVEICWFCPGGEEEDRFDNCVTFMNLHGDAKEHKRQLTFLXEVSSLIVVLMSASDENEENKKIVCDLWQSSRPLICLLDDKEKSKPSSSGRRVKIGLRYRNEAELTEELTTTIRRLLELSDTALSLDDCSQIARQQGFLIDEDQKDCKEGKEMAQIIMALLRETELSEVKETFLPLQGQLWHQWCRKDKELYHLREKGNRSIEQHKSEIKTEKQRIRRQQLETVFPLKYVMRSVLQILYIYSETHTSLYFLQWLSVFLDSLTREHLQNLHEKLTHMWSNVQTEKQKSQNTNSLKLCTNQMECISTEINNCTLGIEQFLREVGQIYEALEETFSKKDTLFLSLPQIAADLMIAGVPIELMDGDASYVPLKWVAAVFDKLSEKLGDKRLFVLSVLGLQSSGKSTLLNALFGLQFTVSAGRCTKGAYMQLLKVDETSIEKLGFHFVLVVDTEGLRAPELSKKSQNWDNELATFVIGLANLTLINIFGENPSEIQDILQIAVQAFLRMKKVKISPTCIFIHQNVGEVTANDQTMEGRRQLEQRLDEMSAIAAEQEECSDVTCFSDVIKFDVNTHVYYFAHLWEGNPPMAPPNPRYSHNVQELKSRILLMAKQESRGSLMNISDVKFRVHDLWKALVSENFIFSFRNTREVMAMSKLETMYNCWTWELRSYILELQNKLKNQIQNGTILTLTANIVEYPVAEKYETIKQELDKYFTEDPEGDTLVQWKANFENKLLILKESLTSDTKSKAHELISLKKHQEKLEQKKSEYENELLERSRNLALHVKDKELSDKDLRDKFNQLWVKWVYEVSSNLPPATEPNIDVDAENILLDYFKKEKNIVENLKKNTEEEFEINFEVHVKRYRVTSLLGKVSEQIGNWISKKDLDMRDKISINTVTENIFSKFNKCINSILSQKRDYNPNDFHKILRIIEDEVKSAPTNKSYVFTSIYNIELSSCLFKKASKHFKEMHRAFRRANDPVNYLEGKKDDFFMSFKISCQGATSITSFVDFLWNKLTPAISKTILEIMVPKIAGEIRTTIPAFNGNRANLEKHILISLAEEETFDNYLNYIHNPESFFKTYIGNHTKRYCLDNRDNKIKTLFKISLESIKSVILFAIHESIPVGKDTSSTASGWLDLFCDHLGNNLKFSRKDLISIEHQEIKDMEFLREAMSAALDPQMKKVEQNFFSMPIDELVPEIEKILSEHLCGCWKQCPFCKAICTNTIPKHDGDHSVPFHRPQAVSGGKWYRTDHFVIDCCTSLVASDCLLVLRDDWKIPYKNYRQAGGDYATWSITPDTSTQPYWKWFISHFRTKLEEKYQLQFINRGQIPDEWAQITKQDVLDYLNKQ; from the coding sequence ATGGACACAACAGAGAAGAACCCTGATGAGCCTTTGCTCAGAGGCAAAAGGAGGCAAGATCTCCAAGAGATGCTGAAAGAAGTGGGACTGGATGTTGAGTACTGGTTGCCCAAGCTGCAGCAGGATCTGGGTGTGACTTGTGCCCAGGCATTacaatcattaaaaaaagaagacctcCAGAAGCTGAAATTCCATGAACGATATTCATGGGAGAAAAGGGCCCTGGAGAAGCTGCTTGACCTGTCCTACTCACATAGTCTTCTAGAGTTACAGGAGTCACAAGTGGAGAGGATGAACCGAAAGCAGAAGCAGGCTGAACAATTGCTGCAGGATCTGGGAAACTTCCTAGTAGAAGGGAAacagagacaggaagaggaagtgaggAAAAAAGAAGCAGAGCTGAGGCAAGCCATGGAGATCCCTGAAGAGTACTGGCCAGTGCCTGAAAAGCCCCTCAAGGAAGTCATAGAAATCATGCAGAGACAACTCAATGCCAAGGAGCAGATACTGGCCCACAGGCAAAATCTATCAGATAGAGATCTGGTAAGATGGGTGTCTGGAGGGCTGGCCCTGCAGGGAATATACAAAACCTGCCACCACAAGGATCtgatgcagagaagagaggagCTACTCAGTGTCCCCAAGGAGTTCTCACTCCTTGGACCTCAGCAGGGCACACGGATGGAAACTGAAGAATTTACATCTTCTCAAGCAGAAGTCATGTTCACCCAGTCTATGGAGAAATTAGGCTTCAATTTAACTACTTCAGCCAAGGGTAAAAGTTGGGGATTTAGTTTAGAAACTGATctaaacaaaagcaaatattcaGAATCCAAGGAAACTCAACAAGCAAATTCTGAGTGCTCTTATTTCTGCTCAACAAAGTTCATTTATGTTCCCATGGCATCCTGCCACTTCCCCGTTGATCAACTCCAGTTGTCCAATGCTGCTTTTCAGGAATTGAAATGTCTTGAAGACCTCCTGGATCAGATTACAGACCCAGAGGAATCCCAGTTGCTGAGACACTGGACTGAAAAATTCTTCCACAGGTTTGGCTCTCATGCTAACCAAGGCCCTCTGCACCTGGGAGGAATCTACTGGTGGAAGGTTGTCTCAAAGGGGTTCCAAAGTGATCAGCTGGTTGATATAAAGCAACAGGCAATAGAGACCCTGGATATTTACATAAAAGGCAGCTACAGTGGCTTTGGAGTGAATGTTGCTTCAGGCGTGAATGAGTCAGACTCACATTTAAAAGCAGATACTGAGAACAAAACTTTCCAAAATCCCCAAACCAAATTCCAATTATCTGTGTCCAAGACAGGTGGACCACCAGAAGCAGACGACCTTGATCAATGGAAAGCTGGCCTTGTTGCCAGCAATCAAACCTGGTGTGTCATTGATCGGGGATTCCAGCTGGTGCCCATTTGGGACATCATCCTCTCCAGCCACAGAAGTGATTTTAAGGATCCCTTTAAGGTGGCTAATTGCCTGAAAGACAATTACATTGCTCTGACTGGCCTCACTGCCGAGATCCAGGAAGGAGAGGAATTACTGTGTGTTAGGCAAGAAATTAGAGTTTTCCTAGATGCAGTGAAGTCCTGGGAGGTGTCTGATCCTGAAGAAAAGCTTCAAAAACTGATAAATTTCATGCAAACACtgagacaaaaaacaaaagatgatGACCTGTGGATTAACCTCTGCCTCACAGATAGGGTTCTGCAGACCTTTCTACTCAATAccatcaactttttaaaaatgtatttcacttataaaatcaaatttattaaaaCTCAGTTTTGCAGCCTTCTATATCCTCACATCTATAAAGTGGAAAACTTTCCTCAGGCTCACCCCATCATGCAGTGGCTCAGCCAGTCAGAGTCAGAACAAGAGCAAATCAAAATTTCCCAGTTTTCTGAATTCATTAAAATCTTAAAGGAAACCCAGGATAAATTCTTGGAAGTGAATTTCAAATCTGAGTCACCAGAAATAGAAGAAGCTCAAATAAAGACCACATATGATGTCAGTGTGGCTCTCAGTAGCTTCTTGAATCACTTGCAAGCAACAGAGCAGCCGGACGTACAACTCTTGCTCCTTTCCATTGCAGTTGGTGCAGGATATCAGGTGGAATACAATATTTTTCAGAATCTCCTGGGACATAATGAGTTGAATTTCTTATTGGATAAAATGCAAAGTGCCTTCAAGAAATACCAGCACCTCAAACATATTTCTAGCTACAGGGCACATGCATTCCTGGTGCTCACAGGTctgagagccacagctgggcTCACAGTTATTTCTTCAGAAGTGAAGACACAACGCATGaagtttatgagaaaaaaaatgggacaattattttctaaagaagtTGTGCATGTCCTCACTAAATTTGGGGCAGATCATGATTGGGAAAACTTAGAAAGAGACTTAAGTCTACTCATTGATGGAGATTATCAAGCTactatttcttctgtgaaaatgGATGAGGTCAAAAGAGAGCTGCAAAGTCTTCTCGATGAAAAGAAACAGCCTTGTGAACCAGAAACTAATATAAATAATACACGTGAAGTAATAAAAAATGGAGCTTTCCTGGACTTACTCCAGCGTCTTGGCCTAGAATATTACTACCCAAAAAGGATGGGTAGACCTGACTTCCATCTGATCTACAATTCTTCTGTGTGCAACACCCAGCCCAAATCTGAACAGGAacttcccttttatttccttcagaaGCTACTGATGCTGGATTATGGACTGAGATACCAGGTCTTCAAAGGTGATGGAAACATAGAACATCAGGTCTCTCCAAGTGCCTCTAATCAGGAAAAGGAAGCTATTAATCCATATGAAGACTTTTTTGAAGATGATGATAATCTCACTAATACTTTGACCACTGAGTCCAAGCCCCACATTCACCCCATGGATATTCAGATGGCCATCTTTCACTGTGCAGATGATTTTGCCAGACAATATATTTTGACCAAACTTTCCATTTGTCAATTTGCCCTGCCCCTCCTGGTGCCAAATCCCTGCACTTCTCAAATTGAATTCTCTCTCTGGTCTCTCAGACAAATTAGGAGAAGTTGGCAGCAAGCAAAGAAATTACCACAAGGAAAGAAGAGTTTCAAGAATCAGCAGATGTGTCACATCTCCACCCCAATTGTGTCCTTCCTTAGAGTTGGCAATGGTCTGTCTGCTTCCAAATCTCAGATCATGAACTGTCTTCTCAGTGAACATAAACATGATGTGTTTTTCCACCGACACTGCAGAGAAAGCAGCAAGAACTGCCTCTTGATGGGGGGTGTGGTGGAAATCTGCTGGTTCTGCCctggtggggaagaggaggacaGGTTTGACAACTGTGTGACCTTCATGAATCTTCATGGAGATGCAAAGGAACATAAAAGGCAGCTCACCTTCCTGTAGGAGGTCTCTTCTCTCATTGTGGTTCTCATGTCTGCTTctgatgaaaatgaagaaaacaaaaaaatagtctGTGACCTGTGGCAATCATCAAGACCTCTGATCTGCTTACTTGATgacaaagaaaaatccaaaccCAGTAGTTCTGGTAGAAGAGTGAAAATTGGCCTGAGGTATAGAAATGAGGCAGAATTGACAGAGGAGCTCACAACTACCATCAGACGTTTGCTAGAGCTCTCTGACACAGCTCTCAGCCTAGATGACTGTTCTCAAATTGCTCGCCAGCAAGGATTTCTTATTGATGAAGACCAGAAAGATTGTAAGGAGGGCAAAGAAATGGCACAGATTATAATGGCTCTTTTAAGAGAAACAGAGTTGTCTGAGGTGAAGGAAACCTTCCTACCGCTTCAAGGACAACTGTGGCACCAGTGGTGTAGGAAGGACAAAGAACTTTATCAtctgagagagaaggggaatcGAAGCATTGAACAACACAAGAGTGAGATtaagacagaaaaacaaagaatacGGCGACAACAGTTGGAAACAGTTTTTCCTCTCAAATATGTAATGCGATCTGTTCTGCAAATTCTCTACATATATTCAGAAACTCACACTTCACTCTACTTCTTGCAATGGCTGAGTGTGTTTTTAGATAGCCTGACTAGAGAGCATTTGCAAAACCTGCATGAAAAACTAACACACATGTGGTCAAATGtacaaacagaaaagcaaaaatctCAAAATACCAACTCCTTGAAACTCTGCACAAATCAAATGGAATGCATCTCTACTGAGATCAATAACTGTACCTTGGGAATTGAGCAATTTCTTAGAGAGGTTGGCCAGATCTATGAAGCTCTGGAAGAAACTTTCTCCAAGAAAGACAcactttttctctcccttccccaaatTGCTGCAGACCTGATGATAGCTGGTGTCCCCATAGAGCTGATGGATGGAGATGCTTCCTATGTGCCCCTAAAATGGGTGGCAGCGGTTTTTGACAAGCTCTCTGAGAAACTTGGAGACAAACGGCTCTTTGTTCTCTCTGTCCTTGGCCTGCAGAGCTCTGGGAAGTCCACCCTTCTGAATGCTCTTTTTGGGCTGCAGTTCACTGTAAGTGCAGGCAGGTGTACCAAGGGGGCCTACATGCAGCTCCTGAAGGTAGACGAGACATCCATTGAGAAACTTGGCTTTCATTTTGTGCTGGTTGTAGACACAGAAGGACTTCGGGCCCCAGAACTCAGCAAGAAGTCCCAGAATTGGGACAATGAGTTAGCCACCTTTGTCATTGGTCTTGCAAACTTGACTCTGATCAATATATTTGGGGAGAATCCATCAGAAATACAAGATATCCTACAGATAGCTGTCCAAGCCTTTCTGAGgatgaagaaagtgaaaatttCTCCAACTTGCATATTCATCCATCAGAATGTTGGAGAAGTTACTGCTAACGACCAAACCATGGAAGGACGAAGGCAGTTAGAGCAGAGACTAGATGAAATGTCAGCAATTGCTGCTGAACAAGAAGAGTGCTCAGATGTAACTTGCTTCAGTGATGTCATCAAGTTTGATGTCAATACTCACGTGTACTACTTTGCTCACCTCTGGGAGGGCAATCCCCCTATGGCCCCTCCCAATCCTCGCTATAGCCACAATGTCCAGGAACTGAAAAGTAGAATTCTTTTGATGGCCAAGCAGGAATCCAGGGGAAGCCTCATGAATATATCAGATGTAAAATTCAGAGTTCACGATTTGTGGAAAGCCCTGGTAAGTGAGAACTTCATTTTCAGTTTCAGGAACACCCGAGAGGTCATGGCCATGAGCAAACTGGAAACCATGTATAACTGCTGGACCTGGGAACTCAGGAGTTATATTCTAGAATTGCAGAACAAGCTGAAGAATCAGATTCAGAATGGAACAATTCTGACACTTACGGCAAACATAGTTGAGTATCCAGTTGCAGAGAAATATGAAACCATCAAGCAAGAACTTGACAAGTATTTTACTGAAGACCCAGAGGGTGATACACTTGTCCAATGGAAAgccaattttgaaaataagcttCTAATTCTTAAAGAGTCACTTACTTCAGACACCAAAAGTAAAGCCCATGAGCTTATTAGTCTCAAAAAACATCAAGAAAAACTAGAACAGAAAAAGAGTGAGTATGAAAATGAATTATTGGAGAGGAGCCGAAACTTGGCTTTACATGTAAAAGATAAAGAATTGAGTGATAAAGATTTACGTGATAAATTCAATCAACTTTGGGTAAAATGGGTCTATGAAGTGTCCTCAAATCTCCCTCCAGCTACAGAGCCTAACATTGATGTAGATGCTGAAAACATCCTTTTGGAttatttcaaaaaagagaaaaacatagtggaaaatctaaagaaaaatactgaagaggagtttgaaataaattttgaagtACATGTCAAGAGATATAGGGTGACAAGTCTTTTGGGCAAGGTCTCTGAGCAAATTGGAAATTGGATTTCAAAAAAAGATTTAGACATGCGTGATAAAATATCCATTAATACGgtgactgaaaacattttttcaaaatttaataaatgtattaaCAGCATTTTAAGTCAAAAACGTGATTATAATCCAAATGACTTTCACAAAATCTTGAGAATAATAGAAGATGAAGTGAAATCTGCACCCACTAACAAAAGCTATGTATTTACCAGCATATACAACATTGAATTATcttcatgtttatttaaaaaagcatCAAAGCATTTTAAGGAAATGCACAGGGCATTCAGGAGAGCAAATGACCCTGTAAACTATCTAGAAGGcaagaaagatgattttttcaTGAGTTTCAAGATCTCCTGCCAAGGTGCAACCTCCATCACATCTTTTGTTGACTTTCTGTGGAACAAGCTTACTCCTGCTATTTCCAAAACCATCTTGGAGATAATGGTCCCTAAGATAGCTGGGGAGATAAGAACTACCATCCCTGCATTTAATGGAAACAGGGCTAACCTTGAGAAACACATTCTCATCTCTCTAGCAGAAGAAGAAACATTTGACAATTATTTGAATTACATTCACAATCCAGAATCATTTTTTAAGACTTACATTGGAAACCATACCAAAAGGTACTGTTTAGACAacagagataataaaataaagactctTTTCAAAATAAGTTTAGAGAGCATCAAGAGCGTCATCCTCTTTGCCATTCATGAATCCATACCAGTAGGGAAAGATACAAGTAGCACTGCATCTGGGTGGCTGGATTTGTTCTGTGATCACCTGGGAAACAATTTGAAATTTTCACGAAAAGACTTGATAAGCATTGAGCACCAGGAGATAAAAGATATGGAGTTTCTCAGAGAAGCCATGAGTGCAGCTTTGGATCCCCAAATGAAGAAAGTGGAACAGAATTTTTTCAGTATGCCTATAGATGAGTTGGTTCCTGAAATTGAGAAAATCCTTTCTGAACATCTCTGTGGCTGCTGGAAACAGTGTCCCTTCTGTAAAGCAATATGTACAAACACAATTCCTAAACATGATGGAGACCACAGTGTTCCATTTCATCGTCCTCAGGCTGTCAGTGGAGGCAAGTGGTATAGAACAGACCACTTTGTCATTGATTGTTGTACTAGTTTAGTAGCAAGtgattgtttgcttgttttgagAGATGATTGGAAAATCCCATATAAGAACTATCGGCAGGCAGGAGGGGATTATGCCACATGGAGCATCACCCCAGACACATCCACCCAGCCATACTGGAAATGGTTTATCTCTCACTTCAGAACAAAGCTGGAAGAAAAATATCAGCTACAATTTATAAATAGAGGTCAAATTCCTGATGAATGGGCACAAATCACAAAGCAGGATGTGCTTGATTACTTGAACAAGCAATAA